AATTGCTTTTGTGTTTGAACGCAATTTCTTTTTCCATTCATTTCCATCGCCTTCGTTGATGAAATCGAACGATATTCCATACGAAGAAAAATCGCGCGTGATAAAAGTATGCGTCCCTCCGTACAAGCAATTTTGCACAAGCAGATGGTCGCCGCATTGCAAAACAGAAAGCAACGCAGTAGAAATCGCCGCCATTCCGCTGGCAGTAACAAGTGCGGATTCCGCATTTTCGAGCGCGGCTAATTTTTTGTGCAACACAAGATGATTCGGTGTGTTATTCAGTCGTATATAGCGCACATCATCGTAAGTTTTTTCGCCAGCATATTCAAACGTTGACGATTGAAATATCGGCATTGAAACTGCGCCGTGTATTTTCGGATGCGGTTCGCCGCTGTGAATGAGTTTTGTTGAAAGAGATTTATACTGTTGAGCCATTATGAAATGTCATCGTTATTTCAACAAAACGAATTTTTTTGTTTCTGAAAAATTATTGATAAACAAACGATACAAATACATACCGCTTGGTAAATGTTCCGCATCGAAATCAACGTCGTGTTCACCTTCTTCCATTACTTCGTTGTTGAAAAGTACGGCAACTTCTCTTCCGAGAATGTCATACACTTTGAGAGAAACAAAGGCAGTAGTGGATAATGTAAAGCGGATCGTCGTTTGTGGATTAAACGGATTCGGAAAATTTTGTGAAAGAGCAATTTCTTGCGGCGCGTGATTTTCATTGCTTGCCGGAAGAAATTCGTGTGCGGTTTTGGGAAATGGTTCTCTCACAATGCCAACATCAGCCGCATTTTTCACACCTTTCAAATACACGGCATAATAATTTTTTTGCAAAACAATTTCATTGATATCAATATTGTAATCGGGAGCGCTTGTATCGAGAGGCGCGTAAAAACCTTCATTGATGGGACGCAAGAGCGAATCAACAAACGTTTGCAACAATGCATACGCTGCAGGATTATCAACGCCGAATTTTTTCCAGTACGTCATAATGCTGTCGTAATATTTTCCCACTTTTGCAAGCGATATTCCTTTCAGAGTTGAGCCTGCAATTGATGTAGCGGAATCAATGATGAGCGAATCAAAACCCGTAGGAAGTACGCCGTATTTGCTTGCAAGAAGATTCAGATTAAAGATGACGCCTTGTTCCCACGCAATGTTGTTGTGGGTTGAGCGTTTTGGCTTGATGGCGCCATACATTTCTTTTTTCTTTTTTCCTTTGAAGAGCGAATCGAGCGGGCGCGCTTCCATAGTATGTCGCTCAGTATAAAACTTGCCGAGATTTGATGAAGTTTTGAACGTCATCCATGCGTACAATTTTGCTAAATGCGAAGAATCTTGTTGAATGCCTAACATCGTTGCTCCTTTTTTCCCTGCGTGAAAAAATACGTTTGATGCAACGGTGCTGATATTCGGATATCCGATTGCAAATCCATTTTTCACTTTAATTTTTTTTGCTTTTTCGGAAAGCAAACTATCGGCATGAAACGTTCTGAATTTTCTGAGTGATGATAATTTTGCAATATTGTTTGCCGTTAATCCTCCTGCAGAAGTAAAATTGCCACCAACATACAATTCGTCTTTTGAAACATACAGAGCCGTAACAATATTATTCGTTCCCGAACCAACAATATTCCACGTCGTTCCATTCCATTGTGTAATATAATTCACCGTTGTACCGCCAGCGGAAAGAAAATCGCCACCGACAAATAATTTCCCTCTGTATGTACATAACGAACGAACAACATTATTTACTCCTGTTCCCAATGACGCCCATTCCGTTCCATTCCATTTGGCAACGAAGAAACATAAATTTCCACCTGCGGAAGTAAATCTTCCGCCTGCAACTAATTCGTTCTCGAACAAATCCAACGCATAAACGTAATTGTCAACTCCGTTTGCGAGTGATGTCCATTGCGTTCCGTTCCATTTCGCAATGTTATTCACCGGGGTATCTCCTGCGTTTGTAAAATCGCCGCCAATGATGAGGCAACTATCATACACGGTCATCGCATTCGCTCGCGATACAATTCCTCCGCTGATTCCTCCGCCAACGGAATTCCAGTATGTTCCGTCCCATCGTGCAATGCGTGAAACTTCCGATGTTCCCGACATCGTAAATTCTCCGCACGCATAAAGTTCATTTTGGAACACGATAAGAGAAGTTACGACATCATTCAATCCTTCGCCTACGGAAAGCCACTCAAGACCGTTCCATTTTGCAATGTGAAGTACGTCGGTGGTTCCTGCTCTTGTAAAGTACCCTCCTGCGTATAATTCGTTGTTGAACGTAATAAGGGTTGTTACTTCCGCATCTAAGCCGGAACCGACTAATTGCCAGATGGTTCCATTCCATCGTGCTATATAATTAGCGTTTACCGTCCCCGCAAGCGTGAATTTTCCACCAACATAAACTTCGTTGTAATACGAAGCGATTGCATTTACGGAATTGTTTGTTCCGTTTCCCAAAGGCGTCCACATTTGAGAATACAGATAATTCGTACTAACGGTTGAAATAAAGAGCAAAAGAAAAACAACATAAAATTTTTTCGTTGCAATATTCTTCTGCGAAGTTCCCCTAGTTCTATTAGCAACTACCATAACGCTATCACCTTATTTTTTTGCGTTTGAAAAGTTTTTAAAAATTCTACGAACACAATATACAAAACAATTACCGCGTTTCTATCCCTTCGGCTATTTTTACTTTTACTTTTTGTTTTTGCGAATATTTTCCGAAACTGAAATTAACGGTGTACTCGCCGCTCTTCACAAATTTTCTACCTTCGCCGCCATAATTTGTGAGCAAATCGCTGCTCCAACGTAAATCCCACACAATGCGATTAAATCCAGGAGTTCCGCTACCGCCGAGATTTGCAACTATTTTACCCGATGTATCAGAGATAGAAATACTCACACCGTCCCCCGTAAATTCTTTGATGTAATAATTGAAAATTGCACCTGTCGGCGGATTTTGTCCGCGAAACACAGCAACACCGTTCCATTCGGAAAACCCTTCATACGGAAAATAACCGAACGCGTCGCGAATGGAAAAAAGATGCGCATCTTTTGTTTGAACACTATCAACAAATTCCTGCAACGGGCGAATATCATCCACGATGTATAAACTTCTCCCGTGCGTTGCGATGACAACATCCATTTCGCGTGGTTGAATTACAATATCATCAACTGCAACCGTAGGAAGTTTTCCGAATGTACTCCAATGCAAACCTCTGTCGAGTGAAACATACAGAGAAAATTCTGTCCCAAGAAAAAGCACGTTGGGATTTTTTACATCTTCGCGAATGACTTTCACCGGTTCCATCGGAGGAATATTGTTGGCAATACTTGTCCACGTTTTTCCTTTGTCGGAAG
This portion of the Ignavibacteria bacterium genome encodes:
- a CDS encoding PLP-dependent transferase, whose translation is MAQQYKSLSTKLIHSGEPHPKIHGAVSMPIFQSSTFEYAGEKTYDDVRYIRLNNTPNHLVLHKKLAALENAESALVTASGMAAISTALLSVLQCGDHLLVQNCLYGGTHTFITRDFSSYGISFDFINEGDGNEWKKKLRSNTKAI
- a CDS encoding T9SS type A sorting domain-containing protein translates to MVVANRTRGTSQKNIATKKFYVVFLLLFISTVSTNYLYSQMWTPLGNGTNNSVNAIASYYNEVYVGGKFTLAGTVNANYIARWNGTIWQLVGSGLDAEVTTLITFNNELYAGGYFTRAGTTDVLHIAKWNGLEWLSVGEGLNDVVTSLIVFQNELYACGEFTMSGTSEVSRIARWDGTYWNSVGGGISGGIVSRANAMTVYDSCLIIGGDFTNAGDTPVNNIAKWNGTQWTSLANGVDNYVYALDLFENELVAGGRFTSAGGNLCFFVAKWNGTEWASLGTGVNNVVRSLCTYRGKLFVGGDFLSAGGTTVNYITQWNGTTWNIVGSGTNNIVTALYVSKDELYVGGNFTSAGGLTANNIAKLSSLRKFRTFHADSLLSEKAKKIKVKNGFAIGYPNISTVASNVFFHAGKKGATMLGIQQDSSHLAKLYAWMTFKTSSNLGKFYTERHTMEARPLDSLFKGKKKKEMYGAIKPKRSTHNNIAWEQGVIFNLNLLASKYGVLPTGFDSLIIDSATSIAGSTLKGISLAKVGKYYDSIMTYWKKFGVDNPAAYALLQTFVDSLLRPINEGFYAPLDTSAPDYNIDINEIVLQKNYYAVYLKGVKNAADVGIVREPFPKTAHEFLPASNENHAPQEIALSQNFPNPFNPQTTIRFTLSTTAFVSLKVYDILGREVAVLFNNEVMEEGEHDVDFDAEHLPSGMYLYRLFINNFSETKKFVLLK